The following coding sequences are from one Panthera leo isolate Ple1 chromosome E1, P.leo_Ple1_pat1.1, whole genome shotgun sequence window:
- the LOC122206774 gene encoding intercellular adhesion molecule 5 → MEMLLFCVWALLALNPGPGATEEIFEVSVWPDQALVKLGQSLMINCSTTCPDPGPSGIETYLKKTQVDKGPQWKEFLLEDVTENSVLQCFFSCAGIQKDTSLDITVYQPPEQVILELQPAWVAMDEAFTVKCHVPSVAPLENLTLTLLQGNQELHRKDFMNLAVASQRAEITINVKAQREDDRCNFSCRAELDLSSHGGGLFHSSSAIKVLRIFEFSQSPQIWVSSLLEIGMAEAVSCELARVFPAREVMFHMFLGDQELSLFVSWKGDTAWANATVRAMETGDQELSCLVSLGPMEQKTREPVHVYSFPPPILEIEELYPLAGTDINVTCLGHVLTSPSPTLRLKGAPDLPAPGEPAWLLLTTREEDNGRNFSCEASLEVQGQRLSKTTAVQLHVLYKPRLEESDCPGNQTWVKGTEQLLACVPKGNPTPTLVCTWNGVIFNFEVPRKATQNHTGTYCCTASNQLGSVSKDIAVIVRGLDEGISSTIFVIIIVALGVGVITIALYLNYRPCKIERRKLPYRQKEKNKEEESQFAVQQAEKCNAHNC, encoded by the exons ATGGAAATGCTACTGTTTTGTGTCTGGGCCCTGCTGGCCTTGAACCCTGGCCCAG GAGCAACTGAAGAGATATTTGAGGTTTCCGTTTGGCCAGATCAGGCCCTGGTAAAGCTTGGACAATCCCTAATGATCAACTGCAGCACTACCTGTCCAGACCCAGGACCCAGTGGAATTGAGACTTACTTAAAGAAAACCCAGGTGGACAAAGGACCTCAGTGGAAGGAGTTTCTTCTGGAGGATGTCACAGAGAATTCTGTTCTGCAGTGCTTCTTCTCTTGTGCAGGGATCCAAAAGGACACAAGCCTTGACATCACTGTGTATC AGCCACCCGAGCAGGTGATCCTGGAGCTGCAGCCGGCATGGGTAGCCATGGATGAAGCCTTCACAGTGAAGTGCCATGTGCCCAGTGTAGCACCCCTGGAGAACCTCACCCTTACCCTTCTCCAGGGTAACCAGGAACTACACAGAAAGGACTTTATGAACTTGGCTGTGGCCTCCCAAAGAGCTGAGATCACCATCAATGTCAAAGCCCAAAGGGAAGATGATAGGTGCAATTTCTCCTGCCGTGCAGAACTGGACTTGAGTTCACATGGTGGAGGGCTCTTTCACAGTAGCTCAGCCATCAAGGTACTCCGGATCTTTG AATTCTCTCAGAGTCCCCAAATCTGGGTCTCCTCACTTTTGGAGATTGGGATGGCAGAGGCTGTGAGCTGCGAGTTGGCTAGGGTGTTCCCCGCCAGAGAGGTAATGTTCCACATGTTCCTGGGAGACCAAGAGCTGAGCCTGTTTGTCTCCtggaagggagacacagcatgggCCAATGCCACAGTTCGGGCCATGGAGACTGGTGATCAGGAGCTGTCTTGCCTTGTATCTCTGGGTccaatggaacagaaaacaagAGAGCCAGTGCACGTCTATA GCTTCCCTCCACCAATCCTAGAGATAGAAGAATTATACCCATTGGCAGGGACAGACATTAATGTGACCTGTTTGGGGCATGTGTTAACATCACCCAGCCCTACTCTTCGGCTTAAGGGAGCCCCAGATCTCCCTGCCCCTGGGGAACCTGCCTGGCTTTTACTTACCACCAGGGAGGAAGATAACGGCCGGAATTTCTCCTGTGAGGCCTCTTTGGAGGTTCAGGGTCAGCGGTTGAGCAAAACCACTGCGGTCCAGCTCCATGTCTTAT ACAAGCCCCGGTTAGAGGAATCTGACTGCCCTGGCAACCAGACGTGGGTGAAAGGGACAGAGCAGCTGCTTGCCTGCGTCCCAAAGGGAAACCCAACTCCAACCTTGGTGTGTACCTGGAATGGAGTGATATTCAACTTTGAAGTGCCACGGAAAGCAACCCAGAACCACACAGGAACCTACTGCTGCACAGCCTCTAACCAACTGGGCTCTGTCAGCAAAGACATTGCTGTCATCGTTCGAG GCCTGGATGAAGGAATCAGCTCCACCATCTTTGTCATCATTATTGTCGCTCTTGGAGTGGGTGTAATCACCATAGCACTGTATTTGAACTACCGGCCTTGCAAAATAGAGAGGCGGAAATTGCCCtataggcagaaagagaagaacaaagaggagGAAAGCCAGTTTGCTGTTCAGCAAGCAGAAAAATGCAATGCACATAATTGTTAA